Below is a genomic region from Leptotrichia shahii.
CACAGTCACTATGTCCTGCTACAAAAATATGATCAGATTTATGTTTATTTACTGAAATTAAGACAACCTTATCTTCAATACTTCTTAAAAAATTTTCATCACTAACAATTTTATTTACAGCTCCAGCATCGGTAATAGTATCCACAAAGGTATATCTGTAATTATTCCTAATATATTCATTTAAAATATGGATAAATCTTCCATCCATACAGCAAACTAAAGTACAAAACATAACTTCCTCCTTTAATCAAATAATTTTAGTCGTTTGTAAAAGTCTAAAAATTACGATAAACACTGTATTTTTCAATTTTTAATTTCTTATTTCCTCCACCTACTGACAAGGTGTCAAGACCTCTTATTATTATAAATACTACTGTTATTCAATCTTTATATCTTTTACTTTTACAATTGCCTATCAAATAATTTCTTTAAATAATAAACATTTTTAATTATTACAATTTTG
It encodes:
- a CDS encoding carbonic anhydrase, coding for MFCTLVCCMDGRFIHILNEYIRNNYRYTFVDTITDAGAVNKIVSDENFLRSIEDKVVLISVNKHKSDHIFVAGHSDCAGCQTSDETQKKYICQAAQKMHTDLPHEAVTGLFVYENGEIEVLVDYDIDN